The DNA sequence GGAGTAAGAGCAAAAGCCCGCTCTCTAAGCACTCGTTCCGCACCGCCACTCCCTTTGGAACCTGGAGGAGAGCCGAAGAAAAATTCCAGATTCCCTTGATTCCCAGGGCCACGAGAGCATCCGCCACCTCTTGCGCATTGTGTGGGGGAATGGCGAGGATGGCCATTTGAACCCCCAGGCGAGGGATGACTTCCCTGAGCGCCTCTATGGGGTACACCGAAACCCCACCGATTTCCCTCCCCACTTTTTCAGGGTCCTTATCGAAGGCGCAGACGATTCGCACCCCATACTTTGCAAACCCGGGGTAGTTGAGGAGCGCCCGACCGAGGTTTCCCACCCCCACGAGGGCAGCGAGCTTATCTGCCCGAAGGGCAAAGAGCTCCTCAAGGCGACGCACCACCACTGCCACAGGGTACCCTCGCTTCTGGACTCCCCCAATACCCACCATAGCCATGTCCTTGCGGATTTGGGTCTCATCAACCTGGAGGAGCGCAGCGATGTCCTGGCTCCGCAGGTACGTTTCCCCCCGGGCTAAGGCCCGCTCCGCAAGAGAATAGCAGAGAACAAGGCGCTGCACCGTGCTGTGAGGAATCCTACGCAAATTTTCACCCCCTCTTCCAGTGTATTCGCCTTTTCATCTTGTGTCCACCTCTTGTGGATAACAAATTTTCGGACTTTCTTCTCCCTTCTCATATGGGCATTTTTTGCCCCCTGGAGTTATCCACAGCTGTGCACAAGCTGTGGATAAC is a window from the Candidatus Caldatribacterium sp. genome containing:
- a CDS encoding redox-sensing transcriptional repressor Rex; this encodes MRRIPHSTVQRLVLCYSLAERALARGETYLRSQDIAALLQVDETQIRKDMAMVGIGGVQKRGYPVAVVVRRLEELFALRADKLAALVGVGNLGRALLNYPGFAKYGVRIVCAFDKDPEKVGREIGGVSVYPIEALREVIPRLGVQMAILAIPPHNAQEVADALVALGIKGIWNFSSALLQVPKGVAVRNECLESGLLLLLHKMQGENHVPLPKE